The following coding sequences lie in one Photobacterium sp. CCB-ST2H9 genomic window:
- a CDS encoding family 20 glycosylhydrolase, with translation MMKTSVLALALSAAIAGPALAIPAADLDQLGQGLDVTYTVVDNTQQDWVSFRARLDFTNQSAKTLPATGWSIYFSHIRMVKDVLNEQVKITHVNGDIFKLEPTDKFVPLAPGQSLTIEFDASDWQAAKTDIMPNWYFVSEDNGNTITSLITSTSNHINGAVPTKPSEELPFVADFTSPQQWKRYGSAAITDYYNPFTAQDRYQRNADLSTLENPVGVIPSPAQFTLGSGSVSIDSSWVVVYDNGYEGQATFLANQLGLTAVPWSPATKKRINVGWSQVNVNGIQKWDEAYNLNVNPQNEIISIGAADGAGALYASQSLLQLVDGNQIPAVDIADAPRFAYRGLSVDAVRNFRSKDSIIQLLDQMAAFKLNKLHLRLADDEGWRIEITGLPELTDVGSKRCHDPKEKSCLLPFLGAGPDGSAESNGYYTAEDYRDILQHAASLSIEVVPEIDIPGHAHAAIKAMEARYDHFAAQGNLEEASKYLLTDFSDTTEYLSVQMFTDNAINVCMDSTYNFVDAVVKGLVNLHQGVQPLKTFHFGGDEIAGAWVNSPVCQAFIANNTDGVNSVSDLSRYFVERISVITANYGLDMAGWEDGLMHSGQVYPRSEMANSQLWGNAWQNIWEWGVADRAYNLANNDYKVVYNHASHLYFDHPYEPDPNERGYYWAPRFTDTRKTFGYMPDDVFANADFTRAGAPITKEDVVAGAGVKKLLKPENVLGIQGSLWAETVRTEAQFEGMTFPRVLGLAERAWHTAGWEANDNAGTPVDKAARNTDYNRFANLLGQKVLPKLEQSGITFNLPVPGGVLENGVLKANSTFPGLTIEYSVDQGASWQAYDRLNPPAAASGVQLRTVSGDRSSRITTVN, from the coding sequence ATGATGAAAACATCTGTATTAGCGTTAGCCTTATCGGCTGCTATTGCTGGCCCGGCGCTGGCAATCCCGGCAGCAGATCTGGATCAGCTTGGTCAGGGATTGGATGTGACCTACACCGTTGTAGATAACACCCAGCAAGACTGGGTCTCTTTCCGGGCCAGACTTGATTTTACGAACCAGAGCGCCAAAACCCTGCCTGCAACCGGCTGGAGTATTTACTTTAGCCATATCCGTATGGTGAAAGATGTTCTGAATGAACAAGTCAAAATCACACATGTTAACGGCGATATTTTCAAACTGGAACCAACGGATAAGTTCGTTCCTCTGGCACCCGGCCAATCACTGACCATTGAGTTTGATGCTTCCGACTGGCAGGCTGCGAAAACGGACATTATGCCGAACTGGTATTTTGTTTCTGAAGACAATGGCAACACCATTACATCTCTCATCACCAGTACCAGCAACCACATCAATGGTGCCGTGCCAACCAAACCTTCTGAAGAACTGCCGTTTGTTGCTGATTTTACATCACCGCAGCAATGGAAGCGTTACGGCAGTGCTGCGATCACGGATTACTACAATCCCTTCACCGCGCAAGATCGTTATCAGCGTAATGCCGATCTGAGTACTCTGGAAAACCCTGTGGGTGTCATCCCATCCCCAGCCCAGTTCACTCTCGGCAGTGGCAGCGTCAGTATTGATTCAAGCTGGGTTGTTGTTTATGACAATGGCTACGAAGGCCAGGCGACCTTCCTTGCCAATCAGTTAGGCCTGACGGCCGTACCATGGTCACCGGCCACGAAAAAACGTATCAACGTTGGCTGGAGCCAGGTCAATGTCAATGGCATTCAAAAATGGGATGAAGCCTATAACCTGAATGTTAACCCGCAAAACGAAATCATTTCGATCGGTGCTGCGGATGGCGCAGGAGCACTGTATGCCTCTCAGTCATTACTTCAATTGGTCGATGGTAACCAGATCCCCGCGGTAGATATCGCGGATGCACCGCGTTTTGCGTATCGCGGCCTGTCCGTTGATGCGGTGCGCAACTTCCGCAGCAAAGACTCAATCATTCAGTTGCTTGACCAGATGGCGGCGTTTAAGCTGAACAAACTCCATCTCCGTCTTGCTGACGATGAAGGCTGGCGAATTGAAATTACAGGACTCCCAGAACTGACAGATGTCGGTTCAAAACGTTGTCATGATCCTAAAGAAAAATCCTGTCTGCTGCCATTCCTGGGTGCCGGTCCGGACGGTAGTGCTGAATCAAATGGATACTATACGGCAGAAGATTACCGGGACATCCTTCAGCATGCGGCTTCGCTGAGCATTGAAGTAGTTCCGGAAATTGATATTCCTGGCCATGCGCACGCTGCGATTAAAGCCATGGAAGCGCGCTATGACCACTTTGCCGCTCAGGGAAATCTGGAAGAAGCCAGCAAATACCTGCTGACAGATTTCAGCGACACAACAGAATATCTTTCTGTTCAGATGTTTACAGACAATGCTATCAACGTTTGTATGGATTCAACCTACAATTTCGTTGATGCTGTGGTCAAAGGTCTGGTGAACCTGCATCAGGGAGTTCAGCCACTGAAAACCTTCCACTTTGGTGGCGATGAGATTGCCGGTGCATGGGTTAACTCTCCTGTCTGTCAGGCATTTATTGCCAACAACACAGATGGCGTCAACAGTGTTTCTGACCTGAGCCGTTACTTTGTCGAGCGTATCTCTGTCATTACAGCGAACTATGGTCTGGATATGGCAGGCTGGGAAGACGGTCTGATGCACAGCGGACAAGTCTACCCCCGCTCTGAAATGGCCAACAGTCAGCTCTGGGGTAACGCCTGGCAGAATATCTGGGAATGGGGTGTTGCTGACCGTGCCTATAATCTGGCAAACAACGACTATAAAGTTGTTTACAACCATGCCAGCCACCTGTATTTCGACCATCCATACGAGCCGGATCCAAACGAACGCGGTTACTATTGGGCGCCACGTTTCACCGACACCCGGAAGACCTTTGGTTACATGCCGGATGATGTGTTCGCAAATGCCGACTTCACCCGTGCCGGTGCACCAATTACGAAAGAAGACGTGGTTGCCGGTGCTGGTGTGAAAAAACTCCTGAAACCTGAAAATGTATTGGGTATTCAGGGTTCGCTGTGGGCTGAAACAGTCCGTACTGAAGCTCAGTTCGAAGGGATGACTTTCCCGCGTGTTCTGGGTCTGGCCGAGCGTGCATGGCATACGGCGGGCTGGGAAGCCAATGACAACGCTGGCACCCCTGTAGACAAGGCAGCCCGTAATACGGACTACAACCGCTTCGCAAACCTCCTGGGCCAGAAAGTGCTGCCGAAACTGGAGCAAAGCGGCATTACGTTCAACCTGCCTGTCCCTGGCGGCGTCCTCGAAAATGGTGTCCTGAAGGCGAACTCCACCTTCCCTGGCCTGACCATTGAGTACTCAGTCGATCAGGGCGCAAGTTGGCAGGCTTATGATCGCCTCAATCCACCAGCAGCGGCGAGTGGTGTCCAGCTGCGAACAGTGTCTGGTGACCGAAGCAGCCGGATTACAACAGTGAATTAA
- a CDS encoding VOC family protein, with protein MKQHHQINYVEFPASNLPATKAFFESAFGWSFTDYGDEYTAFSDQGLDGGFYAAPLKSESEKGAALIVLYSDNLEATEQKVIEAGGKIVKPIFAFPGGRRFHFTEPSGNELAVWAAPE; from the coding sequence GTGAAACAGCATCATCAGATTAATTACGTTGAATTTCCTGCAAGTAACCTGCCGGCAACAAAAGCTTTTTTTGAATCCGCTTTTGGCTGGTCATTTACAGATTATGGTGATGAATATACAGCTTTTTCGGATCAGGGGCTGGATGGGGGATTTTATGCGGCGCCCCTGAAATCTGAATCAGAAAAAGGTGCGGCTTTAATTGTGCTGTACAGTGATAATTTAGAAGCGACAGAGCAAAAAGTCATCGAAGCGGGCGGCAAAATTGTGAAACCGATTTTTGCGTTTCCCGGAGGCCGCCGGTTCCACTTTACAGAACCGAGTGGTAATGAACTTGCTGTCTGGGCTGCTCCCGAGTAG
- a CDS encoding ABC transporter permease, giving the protein MTKLLAQWQTGKPVKTRSIHHHPLARLVISLGVLALGWQAVVTVFQLPGFILPEPLAVLNKLIQRHDVLLRHAWVTTCEIMLGLVTGLGVGLFCALLMLLFTPVRRWMLPLLIASQAIPVFALAPILMLWLGYGIASKVVMAAIIIFFPVTTCCYDGLRHTPQGYLDLAKTLHATRWQILRHIRLPAALPALASGIRVAVVVAPIGAVVGEWVGASEGLGYLMLQANARMMIDEMFAALFILASLSVALYFGTDFLLKRAIPWLPENSQSQS; this is encoded by the coding sequence ATGACTAAATTATTGGCTCAATGGCAAACTGGCAAACCTGTCAAAACACGTTCTATTCACCATCACCCGCTCGCGCGGCTGGTCATCAGTCTTGGTGTTCTGGCCCTCGGCTGGCAGGCTGTGGTCACAGTGTTTCAATTGCCCGGTTTTATCCTGCCGGAACCACTGGCTGTACTCAATAAACTGATTCAGCGCCACGATGTACTGCTTCGCCATGCCTGGGTCACAACCTGTGAAATCATGCTGGGTCTGGTCACAGGGTTAGGGGTCGGACTCTTTTGTGCATTGTTGATGCTGCTTTTTACCCCTGTCAGACGCTGGATGTTGCCCCTGCTGATAGCCAGTCAGGCGATTCCTGTTTTCGCACTCGCCCCAATTCTGATGCTCTGGCTGGGGTACGGTATCGCCTCCAAAGTTGTGATGGCTGCCATCATCATTTTCTTTCCGGTGACGACCTGCTGCTATGACGGTCTTCGCCATACACCGCAAGGATATCTTGATCTGGCAAAAACACTTCATGCAACGCGCTGGCAAATCCTGCGCCACATCCGACTGCCGGCTGCATTACCGGCACTGGCATCCGGAATCCGTGTGGCTGTTGTCGTCGCACCGATTGGCGCCGTTGTCGGTGAGTGGGTCGGCGCCAGCGAAGGGCTGGGCTACCTGATGTTACAGGCCAATGCCCGAATGATGATCGACGAGATGTTTGCAGCTCTTTTTATATTGGCCAGCCTCTCTGTTGCTCTTTATTTCGGGACCGACTTTCTGCTGAAACGCGCAATTCCATGGCTGCCTGAAAACAGTCAGTCACAATCATGA
- a CDS encoding ABC transporter ATP-binding protein, which translates to MTDRQAGLGVQLNNIRLHYPDQEMPLFRQLNLSLIPGQWHCILGQSGCGKTTLLRLLAGLLPADVHWQGSIKTSSNQPVNAQIAYMAQQDLLLPWLNVLDNVCFGVQLKHGKVSETHQSQAIELLERVGLKKYISTPPSRLSGGMRQRVSLARTLMQDQPLVLMDEPFSALDAVTRYKLQDLAAELLENRTVLLITHDPQEALRLGHSVFLMQGQPAKITSLPTPDGTIPREIDARLVNCQQQILKALSLVNQHND; encoded by the coding sequence ATGACTGACCGGCAGGCAGGCTTGGGGGTTCAGCTGAATAATATTCGTCTGCATTACCCTGATCAGGAAATGCCATTATTCAGACAGCTGAATCTCAGTTTAATCCCAGGCCAGTGGCATTGCATTCTCGGGCAAAGCGGATGCGGTAAAACCACATTACTCAGGCTACTAGCCGGATTATTACCTGCCGACGTCCATTGGCAAGGGAGCATTAAAACCAGCAGCAACCAACCTGTGAATGCACAGATTGCCTATATGGCTCAGCAGGATTTACTGCTTCCCTGGCTGAATGTGCTTGATAATGTTTGCTTTGGTGTTCAGCTCAAACACGGAAAAGTCAGTGAGACGCATCAGTCACAAGCGATTGAACTGTTAGAACGCGTCGGCTTAAAAAAATACATCTCTACCCCCCCATCAAGGCTCTCTGGCGGAATGCGTCAGCGGGTTTCACTCGCCCGAACCCTGATGCAGGACCAGCCACTCGTATTAATGGATGAACCTTTTTCAGCACTGGATGCTGTCACACGATACAAATTGCAGGATCTGGCTGCAGAACTGCTGGAAAACCGAACCGTACTGCTCATTACACATGACCCTCAGGAAGCACTCCGTCTGGGACACTCTGTGTTCCTGATGCAAGGCCAGCCCGCAAAAATCACCTCGCTGCCAACCCCGGACGGGACGATTCCGCGTGAAATCGACGCCCGTCTTGTGAATTGTCAGCAGCAGATCCTGAAAGCCCTGAGTTTGGTAAACCAACACAATGACTAA
- the thiD gene encoding bifunctional hydroxymethylpyrimidine kinase/phosphomethylpyrimidine kinase produces MNKPAHHELSPEIKTPITLTIAGSDSGGGAGIQADIKAISATGGYACSVITALTAQNTQSVTGIFPVSPAFVEQQLDAVFSDLDIQSVKIGMLSDATIIRAVAKKLRQYRPKFIVLDPVMVATSGDLLLEAEAISTLKSELLPLATLITPNLPEAVALTHVSSLSGTVSTVVYTKETEEKEALIEQLKQLNTEAVLLKGGHWEQEAQSTDYLILESDTVTLTASRVQTQNTHGTGCTLSAAIASYLAQGYTLTEAVTRGKAYLTQALLHADQLRIGQGHGPVHHFYSLQPR; encoded by the coding sequence ATGAACAAGCCAGCTCACCATGAACTTTCCCCAGAAATTAAAACCCCGATTACACTGACAATTGCAGGTTCAGACAGTGGTGGTGGTGCCGGGATACAGGCTGATATCAAAGCCATTTCGGCAACTGGCGGCTATGCCTGTTCGGTTATCACGGCACTGACGGCTCAAAATACACAGAGCGTAACGGGTATTTTTCCGGTCAGCCCGGCGTTTGTTGAACAACAGCTGGATGCTGTCTTCAGCGACCTTGATATCCAATCGGTAAAAATAGGCATGCTGAGTGATGCGACTATCATTCGTGCTGTTGCTAAAAAACTGCGTCAATACCGGCCGAAATTCATCGTTCTCGACCCGGTGATGGTTGCAACCAGCGGTGACTTATTACTGGAAGCCGAAGCCATTTCCACTCTGAAGTCAGAACTTCTTCCTCTGGCAACACTGATCACGCCAAATCTGCCAGAAGCAGTCGCTTTAACCCATGTTTCATCCCTTTCTGGTACAGTTTCAACTGTTGTGTACACAAAAGAAACAGAAGAAAAAGAAGCGCTGATTGAGCAGTTGAAACAACTCAACACTGAAGCTGTTTTGCTGAAAGGGGGACATTGGGAACAGGAAGCACAAAGCACGGACTATCTCATCCTAGAAAGTGACACCGTCACCCTAACTGCTTCGCGAGTTCAGACGCAGAACACGCATGGCACGGGATGCACGCTGTCTGCAGCGATTGCTTCTTATCTGGCTCAGGGATACACCCTCACAGAAGCCGTGACACGCGGGAAAGCCTATCTGACGCAAGCCCTGTTACATGCGGATCAACTTCGGATTGGCCAAGGTCATGGCCCGGTTCATCACTTCTATTCACTCCAGCCGCGTTAA